In the Podospora pseudocomata strain CBS 415.72m chromosome 5, whole genome shotgun sequence genome, one interval contains:
- a CDS encoding hypothetical protein (EggNog:ENOG503NW8V; CAZy:AA1; antiSMASH:Cluster_3; COG:Q), whose protein sequence is MVLFSYLKLAALAVALAPHLSKAHLLHRPEDASSEKITGSHDHLGFRSETEDHHLVKRKHPNLSPDYPLMFQVPLPIPPLKQPTRIVKVPALSNMTSPFSNLTNANTMIPRFVHYYEIEIKPFQHSIYPDLSPANLVGYDGISPGPTIMVPRGTESVVRFVNNAHANSSVHLHGSYSRAPFDGWAEDTTAPGEYKDYYFPNRQSGRMMWYHDHAVHITAENAYMGQAGVYLVRDPAEDALNLPSGYGEYDIPLVLAAKQYNLDGTLFSTVGERISLWGDVIHVNGQPWPFLNVEPRKYRFRFLNAAVSRSFSLYFVKTSNAGGLNAKLPFKVIASDSGLLEKPVQTSYMYISMAERYEIVFDFSSHAGQTIELRNFAKAGGAGVEDDYQDTDKVMRFVVSNTTASADTSVVPAQLRTVPFPRPKTRRKIDQHFKFHRANGQWLINGVGFAEANNRILANVPRGTVEIWELENTTDGWSHPIHVHLVDFRVIWRRREGRRVEKYESEGLKDVVWLGREETVLVEAHYAPWDGVYMFHCHNLIHEDDDMMAAFNVTALPDFGYNNFSAKFLDPMEPRWRAKPFAMADFTARTGPFSGAAIDQKVKDFAASDAYRHADEIMDGLDQYWRTASQPVRSTSTRSSATNTRSTSSTGTRTTTTSRATTTSRATTSTPTTRNLSTRLQATTRSFITKSWDSSATQSTLPPRLTSRPLSSSRPPSTVTLF, encoded by the exons ATGGTGCTGTTCAGTTATCTCAAGCTCGCAGCCCTTGCAGTGGCACTGGCCCCCCATCTTTCAAAAGCCCACCTCTTGCATCGTCCTGAAGATGCTTCTTCAGAAAAGATCACGGGCAGCCATGATCACCTCGGATTTCGTTCAGAAACAGAGGACCACCATCTGGTCAAGAGGAAGCACCCAAACCTGAGCCCAGACTACCCGCTCATGTTCCAAGTCCCACTTCCTATCCCTCCTCTGAAGCAACCCACCCG AATTGTTAAAGTCCCCGCTCTGTCCAACATGACCTCCCCGTTCTCGAACCTTACCAATGCCAACACCATGATTCCCAGGTTTGTGCATTACTACGAGATTGAGATCAAGCCCTTCCAGCATTCCATCTACCCGGACCTCAGTCCCGCCAATCTTGTCGGCTACGATGGCATCTCTCCCGGTCCCACCATCATGGTGCCACGAGGGACCGAGTCCGTCGTTCGCTTCGTCAACAACGCCCACGCCAACAGCTCCGTTCACCTCCACGGATCCTATTCTCGCGCTCCCTTTGATGGTTGGGCAGaggacaccaccgcccctGGGGAGTACAAGGACTATTACTTCCCGAACCGGCAGTCGGGCAGGATGATGTGGTATCACGACCACGCAGTGCACATT ACAGCAGAGAACGCCTACATGGGCCAAGCAGGCGTGTATCTCGTCCGGGACCCAGCAGAAGatgccctcaacctcccttcCGGCTATGGCGAATACGAcatccccctcgtcctcgcagCCAAACAGTACAACCTCGACGGGACACTGTTCTCCACTGTCGGGGAGAGAATCAGCCTCTGGGGTGATGTCATCCACGTCAACGGGCAGCCGTGGCCCTTTCTGAACGTCGAGCCACGCAAGTACCGGTTCCGGTTCCTCAACGCGGCCGTGTCAAGATCGTTCTCGCTATACTTTGTCAAGACAAGCAATGCCGGCGGGCTCAACGCCAAACTTCCCTTCAAGGTCATTGCGAGCGATTCGGGGCTGTTGGAGAAGCCAGTTCAGACTTCGTACATG TACATCTCCATGGCCGAGCGCTATGAAATCGTTTTCGACTTCTCCTCCCACGCCGGACAGACCATCGAGCTCCGCAACTTTGCCAAAGCCGGCGGCGCCGGGGTCGAGGACGACTACCAAGACACAGACAAGGTAATGCGCTTTGTGGTTTCCAATACCACTGCCAGCGCCGACACCTCCGTTGTCCCTGCCCAACTACGCACCGTTCCGTTTCCCCGTCCCAAGACAAGGAGAAAGATTGACCAGCACTTCAAGTTCCACCGCGCCAACGGTCAATGGCTCATCAATGGCGTTGGCTTCGCGGAGGCCAACAACCGTATCCTTGCCAATGTCCCCCGCGGCACGGTTGAGATCTGGGAGTTGGAGAACACTACCGATGGCTGGTCTCACCCAATTCACGTGCATTTGGTGGACTTTCGGGTTATCTGGCGTCGACGGGAGGGTAGGCGCGTGGAGAAATACGAAAGTGAGGGACTCAAGGATGTCGTATGGCTTGGGAGAGAGGAAacggtgctggtggaggctcATTACGCTCCCTGGGACGGCGTGTACATGTTCCATTGCCACAACCTCATccacgaggacgacgatATGATGGCCGCATTCAATGTTACTGCGTTGCCTGACTTTGGGTACAACAACTTCTCTGCCAAGTTCTTGGATCCCATGGagccgaggtggagggcaAAGCCATTTGCCATGGCAGACTTTACCGCACGGACAGGGCCATTCTCAGGGGCGGCGATTGACCAAAAGGTGAAAGACTTTGCTGCGTCGGACGCCTATAGGCATGCCGACGAGATCATGGATGGCTTGGATCAATACTGGAGGACCGCCAGCCAGCCTGTTCGGAGCACAAGTACACGATCATCTGCAACCAATACCCGATCGACCTCGAGCACAGGGACGCGAACCACTACTACATCTAGGGCAACGACGACATCGAGggcaacaacatcaacgccaacaacTCGAAATTTAAGCACCCGGCTTCAAGCAACCACTCGTTCATTCATTACAAAATCATGGGACAGTTCGGCAACACAGTCGACACTGCCGCCGCGTTTAACGTCTAGGCCGCTGTCAAGTTCTCGTCCGCCATCCACAGTAACACTGTTCTAG
- a CDS encoding Type I Iterative PKS (EggNog:ENOG503NYR4; SMCOG1022:Beta-ketoacyl synthase; antiSMASH:Cluster_3; COG:I), with protein sequence MPSSPCGAEPIAIIGSACRFPGGASSPSRLWQLLANPRDLSERVPAGRFHVDAFYHPDGEFPGTTNSARGYFLDHDPRLFDASFFSVTPKEAEAIDPQQRLLLEVVYEALESAGYSLQQHAGARVGVFAGVMTADYDTLSQRDELTTSQYYATGNARSMVSNRLSYFFNFKGPSMTIDTACSSSLVALHQAVLSLRSGDCEMACVAGANLILTPEQFIVESSLHMLSPSGHCNMFDANADGYARGEGIAAMFVRPLSKALASGDHILAVIRETGVNSDGRTTGITMPNWEAQAQLIQDTYRRAGLDINTLEDRCQYFECHGAGTAAGDPKEARAIEHAFFSGELRAGPSTDLIPPAERPRLLVGSVKTVIGHTEGSAGLAGLFKVVESMRHDTIPPNLHLDRLNPQVAEYASHLVVPTSPVPWPAVQPGQPKRASVNSFGFGGTNAHAIVEQYVPAIHDENFVSSAHVPRPIPNGSVGPRVNRICLPLVLSAKSEKSLVAVVQAYYDHLLKNPGASTEELSWHTYARRTAFAHRVSFAGTTTERLLGKLARFLKIPDAPPEPPRKKLKTTDKRETPPPVATMCRVKPEHQKPKLLGIFTGQGAQWATMSRGLLVTSKVYRDSIRKLDEILRQCPHPPPWSLEHEISADEGLSRVHRSTISQPLCTAIQIALVDLLHSIEISFHTVVGHSSGEIGAAYAAGRIGARDAILIAYYRGMDVNLACGAGGVKGGMLVAGMSMEEAADFCSRREYSPGLCIAASNSPMVVTLSGDLDLIHEACKYLKGKRLLARILNVDTAYHSPHMEVPSIKYLEAIKSCNISPRAQNNGTAWISTVSGTGEPKAADLKDTYWRDNMMKPVLFYEAMSTALDKNGPFDGVIEVGPHCTLRGPVFEAIRESMGTEAILPYTGLLNRGMDDREAFGEFLGWIWAQFGVYNSHIRQFVVGSVQPELINTRIQGAPSYPWDHSQIHWRESRLSRQYHFRLAMPHELLGVRTRDDSRYLLRWRNILKFEKLTWARHHAFQGQSLLPASAYVIMAVDAAKAAAPEVAISVIELRDLKFYKGITFDPNSPGVEVLSSLVIEKETPDTWEASFLLTSTVADGRTDVKKNFSCRVAITSGAPHPNLLPTRPATRGETLSANPEAFYAMMAGTGLRYTGPFRGLQALDRRFDFASGSLRRVHPDDTTRLGLSPATLDSCLQTAFVTMSSPGDGAIWTPFLPVEIESIRMNLSLCNAQERSDTLVVDAHKTQATPCTRSAPASFTADIEIFNDEGKQEIQIEGLKVGSFGPTNPEDDYELYLTTQLDLDPEDAIVSATDEDVHPPSPMLAESCERVASFYIKGLPAIAVCPSPGSHLVSASIASRAELRRATSTWSDETEESLDRFILSSPYYSALNLVRRLGRNVPDVMAGILPTVFEEARQTHSFQRHISRVVKQISHKYASMHVLGLTDAELGLTEHVLAGLGTSFASYRIGSRPEENLNDRIQLSESLSEKVITEKFDFTTGVPANGQLYDLVLLSTSLFEPHNTATVLGHVRNMMRPGGFLMLIQVTRTPLEERLCRTISCALSLQSMSPTPPDWPDLLDQCGFQNSSEDSTQNYATGFSLIVRQAQSLEKALLMYPPSEDSDPERLMNRLLIVGGKQLWTSFISSQVTAALASHCGLITTVASLDDLAPGHAANSTAVILLCDLDEPLLLNMNEKRMEALKELLRPEMVILWVTESARTTTPGNSASLGFTRTLAAEIPGLTLQVLDLETVNTDPAVKAVSETFFRLAMYARIQHTSVENPLWVLEPEIHIKDGRRMVPRVRPWKKGNNRANAGRRIVTAPCNTLENVVEILPGHSGNGPYRAEEWGLASASDPPGELFGIQVNYSTVGALNTGLSSFPSAYVCLGRDTKTLATTVALSKVNASYIMMPTRWGTEITIPSLNEPVFFGLLVRYFLALSISWKARGQSLLVIEPDERFQECIKDVCVKQGISFQIFSTDEERCRRVPEVTFIHPALSRREMRDLNLPQRALVVDMLPKGSRLSEMFKATVDEPSAYHHLSSFLRPAADLEVDGVNPDAGACVHLDRIWEGAVTLSLAKMETLADGAVSPLLSVPALVECTEPVAPFSVIHWKAERDIQQIITPPYGRQLLSPSKTYLLVGLTRDFGQSLCTLLAQQGARHLVLASRNPPRRSPRWAEELTRKGVQLRFQTLDVTKMEQVTALKTKIAQTLRFPPVGGVINGAMVLDDRVFSEMSIESFQRVMAPKTIGSSNLDDAFCSPDMDFFIMTSSFAAVGGHAGQSNYAAANMYMNGLAASRRHRGFVGSILNIGVIYGLGFLHREKENLYEGLEREGYPPISERDLHHMFLEAIVAGRPTEDQIYDITTGLRRFPVGRPTLHWHSDPRFCHFTRGSDDRDEESDAGSQQLSLKEQTSRGETEEDVAEILVPAFIKRLQNQLKLAEGTVTAEQSIVELGVDSLAAVEIRSWVWRTLGHDVGVMKILSGMTISQLCGEIAAATMAVRVTTQQSLEATGVPSDASATPHTTSVVSGAELETHSVATTAAEE encoded by the exons ATGCCGTCCTCGCCCTGTGGCGCTGagcccatcgccatcatcggctCCGCGTGCCGGTTCCCGGGAGGCGCGAGCTCCCCCTCGCGCCTGTGGCAACTGCTCGCGAACCCGAGGGACCTCTCGGAGCGCGTGCCCGCGGGAAGATTCCATGTCGACGCCTTCTACCACCCAGATGGCGAGTTCCCCGGCACGACGAATTCTGCCCGTGGGTACTTCCTGGACCACGACCCCCGGCTGTTTGACGCCAGCTTCTTCAGCGTCACGCCCAAGGAAGCCGAAGCAATCGATCCCCAGCAGCGGTTGCTTCTAGAAGTGGTGTACGAGGCCCTCGAGTCGGCCGGGTACTCTCTCCAGCAGCATGCGGGTGCCCGTGTTGGCGTGTTTGCCGGTGTGATGACGGCCGACTACGACACCCTCTCACAGAGGGACGAGCTCACCACAAGCCAGTACTATGCCACGGGCAATGCGCGGTCCATGGTCTCCAACCGGCTCTCGTACTTTTTCAACTTCAAAGGGCCCTCCATGACGATCGACACGGCCTGTTCATCCAGCCTGGTAGCCCTCCACCAAGCTGTCTTGAGTCTTCGGTCGGGCGATTGCGAAATGGCTTGCGTGGCTGGTGCCAACCTCATCCTGACCCCTGAGCAGTTCATCGTCGAGTCCAGCCTACACATGCTCAGTCCCTCCGGTCACTGCAACATGTTTGACGCCAATGCCGATGGCTATGCCCGCGGCGAAGGAATTGCGGCTATGTTTGTCCGTCCCCTGAGCAAAGCCCTGGCCAGTGGCGACCACATTCTCGCCGTTATTCGGGAAACCGGTGTCAATTCGGATGGCAGGACGACAGGGATCACGATGCCCAACTGGGAAGCGCAAGCACAGCTTATTCAGGACACATATCGACGAGCCGGCTTAGATATCAACACCCTCGAGGACCGCTGTCAGTATTTTGAGTGTCATGGGGCTGGAACGGCTGCAGGTGACCCCAAGGAAGCCCGCGCCATCGAACATGCCTTCTTCTCGGGTGAGCTTCGAGCTGGGCCGTCAACAGACTTGATCCCGCCCGCGGAAAGGCCTCGGCTTCTGGTTGGCTCAGTGAAGACGGTCATTGGCCACACTGAGGGGTCGGCAGGTCTCGCAGGGTTATTCAAGGTTGTCGAGAGCATGCGACATGATACCATTCCTCCAAACCTACATCTAGATCGGTTGAACCCGCAAGTTGCCGAATATGCCAGCCACTTGGTCGTCCCAACAAGTCCCGTCCCATGGCCAGCGGTCCAGCCAGGACAACCGAAAAGAGCCAGCGTCAACTCCTTCGGTTTCGGCGGCACCAATGCCCATGCGATTGTTGAGCAGTACGTTCCAGCCATCCACGACGAGAACTTCGTGTCAAGTGCCCACGTCCCTcgccccatccccaacgGGTCAGTCGGGCCTAGAGTCAATCGTATTTGCCTCCCTTTGGTACTCTCTGCCAAATCCGAAAAGTCCCTGGTAGCTGTCGTGCAAGCCTATTACGATCACCTCCTCAAGAACCCCGGAGCCTCAACCGAAGAGCTGTCATGGCACACCTACGCCCGCCGCACAGCCTTTGCTCACAGAGTGTCCTTTGCGGGTACAACAACGGAAAGGCTTCTTGGGAAGCTGGCGCGATTCCTGAAGATACCAGACGCCCCGCCTGAGCCTCCTAGAAAGAAGCTGAAAACAACCGACAAACGAGAGACGCCGCCACCGGTTGCCACTATGTGTCGCGTGAAACCAGAACATCAGAAGCCCAAGTTGCTGGGGATCTTCACGGGCCAGGGAGCGCAATGGGCCACCATGTCTCGGGGTCTGCTTGTGACAAGCAAGGTCTATCGTGATTCTATTCGAAAGTTGGACGAGATTCTGCGGCAGTGcccacatccacctcccTGGAGCTTGGAGCACGAGATATCGGCGGACGAGGGTCTTTCGAGGGTTCATAGGTCGACAATCTCGCAGCCTCTGTGTACCGCCATTCAGATTGCTTTAG TCGACTTGTTACACTCGATCGAGATTAGCTTCCACACAGTGGTCGGCCACTCGTCTGGGGAAATCGGTGCTGCATATGCCGCCGGCCGGATCGGTGCCAGAGATGCTATTCTGATTGCTTACTACCGTGGAATGGACGTGAACCTCGCCTGCGGAGCCGGGGGCGTCAAAGGAGGGATGCTAGTTGCAGGCATGTCAATGGAGGAGGCCGCCGATTTCTGTTCTAGAAGAGAGTACAGCCCAGGACTCTGCATTGCCGCCAGCAACTCGCCCATGGTTGTCACGCTTTCAGGTGATCTTGACTTGATTCATGAGGCCTGCAAGTATCTTAAGGGCAAGAGGTTGCTAGCGCGGATACTCAACGTCGACACGGCTTACCATTCACCCCACATGGAGGTTCCGTCAATAAAGTATCTGGAAGCGATCAAATCGTGCAACATCTCACCGCGGGCTCAAAACAATGGAACCGCCTGGATTTCAACTGTGTCTGGCACCGGGGAGCCCAAGGCAGCGGATTTGAAGGACACCTACTGGCGCGACAACATGATGAAGCCGGTGCTGTTTTACGAGGCTATGAGTACTGCCTTGGACAAAAATGGACCGTTCGACGGAGTGATAGAGGTCGGGCCCCATTGCACTCTTAGGGGGCCAGTGTTTGAAGCGATCCGAGAGAGCATGGGAACAGAAGCAATTTTGCCCTATACTGGACTCCTCAACAGGGGGATGGACGACCGGGAGGCGTTTGGCGAGTTTCTCGGCTGGATATGGGCCCAGTTTGGGGTTTACAACTCTCACATTCGGCAATTCGTCGTGGGTTCCGTACAGCCCGAGCTGATCAACACGCGGATTCAAGGTGCTCCCAGTTACCCATGGGACCATTCACAGATTCATTGGAGAGAGTCGAGACTATCTCGACAGTATCACTTCAGGTTGGCCATGCCTCACGAACTCCTCGGGGTACGCACTCGAGACGATTCTCGGTACCTACTTCGATGGCGGAACATTCTGAAGTTTGAGAAGCTCACTTGGGCAAGGCACCATGCGTTCCAGGGTCAATCG CTACTCCCCGCGTCAGCCTACGTCATCATGGCGGTTGATGCTGCCAAAGCCGCTGCGCCAGAGGTAGCAATTTCTGTGATCGAGCTTCGCGATCTCAAGTTCTACAAAGGCATCACGTTTGATCCTAATTCGCCCGGGGTCGAAGTTCTCTCCTCTTTGGTCATTGAGAAAGAGACGCCAGACACATGGGAGGCTTCATTTCTGCTGACTTCAACCGTTGCCGACGGCCGCACCGATGTGAAAAAGAACTTTAGTTGCCGGGTCGCCATCACGTCTGGCGCACCACATCCCAATCTGTTGCCAACGCGGCCAGCGACGAGAGGGGAAACACTGAGCGCCAACCCCGAGGCTTTCTATGCCATGATGGCCGGGACAGGCTTGAGGTACACTGGCCCATTCCGAGGGCTACAAGCACTCGACCGTCGGTTTGATTTTGCGTCGGGTTCCCTGAGGAGAGTTCACCCCGACGACACTACAAGGCTTGGCCTCAGCCCCGCCACCTTGGACAGCTGTCTTCAAACGGCCTTTGTCACCATGTCTTCGCCTGGCGACGGTGCCATCTGGACACCATTCTTGCCAGTGGAGATCGAGAGCATTCGCATGAACTTATCACTGTGCAATGCCCAAGAACGGAGCGACACGCTGGTGGTTGATGCGCATAAGACGCAGGCTACACCATGCACGAGGAGCGCCCCGGCCTCCTTCACTGCCGACATCGAGATATTTAATGATGAAGGCAAGCAGGAGATACAGATTGAGGGACTCAAAGTTGGGTCGTTTGGCCCTACCAATCCCGAGGATGACTACGAGCTGTACCTTACCACACAGCTGGACCTTGATCCCGAAGACGCTATCGTGTCCGCCACAGACGAAGACGTTCACCCTCCGAGCCCCATGCTTGCCGAGTCCTGCGAGCGCGTCGCTTCTTTTTACATCAAGGGACTGCCAGCCATTGCAGTGTGTCCAAGTCCGGGCTCGCACCTCGTTTCTGCGTCCATCGCCAGCCGAGCAGAGCTGCGCCGCGCCACAAGCACCTGGTCGGATGAGACAGAAGAGTCTCTTGATCGGTTCATTCTATCCTCGCCATACTATTCGGCTTTGAATTTGGTCCGCAGATTGGGCCGGAACGTTCCGGATGTGATGGCTGGCATACTTCCTACAGTGTTTGAAGAAGCTCGCCAGACGCATAGCTTCCAGCGTCATATTTCGAGAGTGGTGAAGCAAATATCCCACAAGTATGCCTCGATGCACGTCTTGGGACTGACAGATGCTGAGCTTGGGTTGACGGAGCACgtgctggctggcttgggcACCTCCTTTGCATCCTACCGCATCGGCTCTCGGCCTGAGGAGAATCTTAACGATCGAATCCAGCTTTCCGAGTCTCTGAGCGAGAAGGTTATCACCGAAAAATTCGATTTCACCACGGGTGTTCCAGCAAATGGCCAGCTCTACGACCTAGTTCTTCTGTCTACTTCTCTATTCGAGCCCCACAACACGGCCACTGTCCTCGGCCACGTTCGGAACATGATGCGGCCTGGAGGCTTCCTGATGCTCATTCAGGTTACAAGGACTCCTCTCGAGGAACGTCTCTGTCGTACCATCAGCTGTGCACTCTCTCTGCAGTCGATGTCCCCAACACCGCCTGACTGGCCTGACCTTCTTGATCAGTGCGGATTTCAAAATTCCAGCGAGGACTCGACCCAGAACTATGCCACTGGCTTTTCGCTGATTGTTCGTCAAGCGCAGTCTCTGGAGAAAGCGCTGCTGATGTATCCTCCCTCCGAGGACTCGGACCCAGAGCGTCTGATGAATAGACTCCTGATTGTTGGCGGCAAGCAGCTGTGGACATCATTCATCTCATCGCAAGTCACTGCAGCACTGGCTTCGCATTGCGGGTTGATCACTACCGTTGCGTCCCTTGACGACTTGGCACCTGGGCATGCTGCCAACTCTACAGctgtcatcctcctctgcgACCTGGATGAGCCCCTTCTGCTGAACATGAACGAGAAGCGGATGGAGGCCTTGAAGGAGCTACTCCGTCCAGAAATGGTGATCCTTTGGGTTACGGAAAGTGCCCGGACTACTACCCCTGGCAATTCGGCTTCTTTGGGCTTCACGCGCACCCTCGCTGCTGAGATACCAGGATTGACCCTCCAAGTCCTTGACCTCGAGACTGTTAATACCGATCCGGCCGTCAAGGCCGTCTCTGAGACCTTTTTTCGCCTTGCCATGTACGCTAGGATTCAACACACAAGTGTCGAAAACCCTCTGTGGGTTCTGGAGCCAGAGATACACATTAAGGATGGTCGTCGCATGGTTCCCCGTGTTCGTCCGTGGAAGAAAGGCAACAACCGCGCGAACGCCGGTCGGCGGATTGTCACAGCTCCTTGCAACACCTTGGAAAATGTGGTGGAAATTCTGCCAGGGCATTCAGGAAACGGGCCATACAGGGCAGAGGAGTGGGGATTGGCGTCTGCGTCGGACCCTCCAGGAGAGCTCTTTGGTATTCAGGTAAACTACAGCACTGTCGGTGCGCTCAACACAGGGCTCAGTTCTTTCCCGTCGGCCTAcgtctgccttggccgcgATACGAAGACCCTCGCCACAACGGTTGCTTTGTCCAAAGTCAATGCCTCCTACATCATGATGCCAACGAGATGGGGTACGGAGATTACGATCCCCAGTCTGAACGAGCCGGTCTTCTTTGGGCTTTTGGTCCGCTATTTCCTGGCGCTCAGCATTTCGTGGAAAGCCAGGGGACAGTCACTCTTGGTTATCGAGCCTGACGAGCGGTTCCAGGAGTGCATCAAGGACGTCTGTGTCAAGCAGGGGATTTCATTCCAGATATTCTCGACCGACGAGGAGCGCTGCAGGCGGGTACCAGAGGTGACTTTTATTCACCCGGCGCTTTCTCGACGCGAGATGAGGGATTTGAACCTTCCGCAACGCGCCTTGGTTGTGGATATGCTCCCCAAGGGAAGCCGTCTCTCCGAGATGTTCAAAGCCACGGTGGATGAGCCCTCAGCGTATCACCATCTCTCCTCGTTCTTGCGACCAGCGGCAGACTTGGAAGTCGATGGTGTCAACCCCGATGCTGGTGCATGCGTACACCTTGATAGAATTTGGGAGGGAGCTGTCACCTTGTCGCTTGCCAAGATGGAAACACTGGCCGATGGTGCTgtctcccctctcctctctgtACCGGCCTTGGTCGAATGTACAGAGCCGGTTGCGCCGTTTTCGGTCATTCACTGGAAGGCCGAGAGGGACATTCAACAGATCATCACCCCGCCTTATGGCCGTCAGCTGTTGAGTCCATCAAAGACCTACCTTCTTGTTGGTCTGACAAGGGACTTTGGCCAGAGCCTCTGCACGCTCTTGGCTCAACAGGGAGCGCGCCACCTTGTCCTGGCGAGCCGGAACCCGCCCCGGCGGTCCCCAAGATGGGCAGAAGAGCTGACGAGAAAGGGCGTCCAACTCAGGTTTCAGACGCTGGATGTGACCAAGATGGAGCAAGTGACCGCCTTGAAGACCAAGATCGCACAGACCCTCAGATTCCCTCCCGTCGGGGGTGTTATCAACGGCGCCATGGTTCTCGACGACCGCGTCTTCTCTGAGATGTCCATCGAGTCCTTCCAGCGAGTCATGGCGCCCAAGACGATCGGTTCCAGCAATCTCGACGACGCGTTCTGCTCACCAGACATGGACTTTTTCATCATGACCTCGTCCTTTGCGGCCGTCGGCGGACATGCCGGCCAGTCTAACTATGCTGCGGCCAACATGTACATGAACGGCCTCGCCGCCTCGAGACGCCACCGCGGGTTTGTCGGTTCCATTCTCAACATTGGTGTCATTTACGGGCTGGGGTTCTTGCACCGCGAGAAGGAGAATCTGTACGAGGGTTTGGAGCGGGAGGGATACCCGCCTATTTCGGAACGGGATCTTCATCACATGTTTCTCGAGGCTATTGTTGCGGGAAGGCCGACAGAGGATCAGATCTACGACATCACTACCGGGTTGCGGCGGTTCCCGGTCGGGCGGCCTACCCTGCATTGGCACAGCGATCCGAGGTTTTGTCACTTTACTCGCGGCAGTGATGATCGGGACGAGGAAAGCGACGCTGGGTCTCAGCAGCTGAGCTTGAAGGAGCAGACTAGCCGCGgcgagacggaggaggatgttgccGAGATTCTCGTCCCGGCGTTTATCAAGAGATTACAGAATCAGCTCAAGCTGGCGGAGGGAACTGTGACAGCCGAGCAGAGCATTGTCGAGTTGGGTGTTGATTCACTGGCGGCAGTGGAGATTCGATCATGGGTCTGGAGGACGCTGGGCCATGATGTGGGGGTGATGAAGATTCTCAGCGGCATGACGATTAGTCAGTTGTGCGGGGAGATTGCAGCGGCCACCATGGCGGTTCGCGTGACGACGCAGCAGAGTTTGGAGGCGACGGGAGTGCCTAGTGATGCCTCGGCGACGCCTCACACTACCTCTGTGGTTTCTGGTGCCGAGTTGGAGACGCATTCGGTGGCGACGACGGCAGCGGAGGAGTAG
- a CDS encoding hypothetical protein (EggNog:ENOG503NWBB; antiSMASH:Cluster_3; COG:C; SMCOG1094:ferredoxin), with protein sequence MAAITPEQIAIVKATAPVLKEHGVTITTTFYNNLIGDVPALHNFFSTTSQTTGRQPRALAGAVLAYATYIDDLPKLTHAVERIAHKHVSLQVTPEQYDIVGKYLIQAIGQVLGDAATADIVDAWIAAYGVLAQVFINREGEMYKSNAADGWVGWRKFRITQKVPESSTITSFYLAPSDGATPLPKYMPGQYVSLQVPVPELGYLQSRQYSLSEAPRKGEYYRISVKREEALEPSAPALVSNMLHDQYAVGDEVELSHPQGEFFVDPQDASKEGVPVVLVSAGVGATPLKAILDSLVSAGSKRPASWIHSSRSSAAQPFADDIRRICRENENVSANVFLRTLGPEDRAGVHYEFGDMRLDLAKLDKERGLFLGDSRAEYYICGPEAFMIDVRRTLVEQGVDRSRIFLELFATGDVSDEEAKW encoded by the coding sequence ATGGCAGCCATCACCCCCGAGCAGATCGCCATTGTCAAGGCGACAGCGCCAGTCCTCAAAGAACACGGCgtaaccatcaccaccaccttctaCAACAACCTCATTGGAGATGTTCCAGCACTTCACAACTTtttcagcaccaccagccaaacaACAGGTCGACAGCCACGAGCACTTGCCGGCGCTGTTCTGGCTTATGCGACGTATATTGACGACCTCCCCAAGCTGACACATGCCGTGGAACGCATCGCCCACAAGCATGTTTCCCTCCAAGTAACCCCTGAGCAATACGACATCGTCGGAAAGTACCTGATCCAAGCCATCGGTCAAGTCCTCGGTGACGCAGCCACCGCCGATATCGTCGACGCCTGGATTGCCGCCTATGGTGTCCTTGCCCAGGTCTTCATCAATCGCGAAGGCGAGATGTACAAGTCGAACGCCGCCGACGGCTGGGTTGGCTGGCGCAAGTTCCGCATCACCCAGAAGGTACCAGAGAGCAGCACCATCACGAGCTTCTATCTCGCCCCCAGCGATGGGGCCACGCCACTACCCAAGTACATGCCGGGTCAGTACGTCAGCTTGCAGGTGCCGGTGCCCGAGCTTGGGTACCTGCAGAGCAGACAGTACAGCCTGAGCGAAGCCCCGAGAAAGGGAGAGTACTACCGCATCAGCGTCAAGCGAGAGGAGGCCCTCGAGCCGAGCGCCCCTGCCCTTGTTTCCAACATGTTGCACGACCAGTACGCCGTGGGCGACGAGGTCGAGCTGTCGCATCCACAGGGCGAGTTCTTTGTGGACCCCCAGGACGCAAGCAAGGAGGGTGTCCCGGTCGTTTTGGTATCCGCCGGCGTTGGTGCGACACCGCTCAAGGCcatccttgacagcctcgTGTCTGCGGGGTCCAAGAGACCAGCATCATGGATCCATTCATCACGATCGAGCGCGGCACAGCCGTTTGCTGACGATATCCGGCGTATCTGTCGCGAGAACGAGAACGTGTCGGCCAATGTGTTCCTGCGCACGCTTGGCCCTGAGGACCGCGCTGGGGTACACTACGAGTTTGGAGACATGCGGCTGGATCTGGCAAAGTTGGACAAGGAGCGCGGTTTGTTCCTGGGTGACTCTCGAGCCGAGTACTACATTTGTGGTCCCGAGGCATTCATGATCGATGTTCGCCGCACATTGGTCGAGCAGGGTGTCGACAGGTCGAGGATATTCCTAGAGCTCTTTGCGACGGGTGATGTCAGCGACGAGGAAGCAAAATGGTGA